Proteins encoded by one window of Arachis hypogaea cultivar Tifrunner chromosome 1, arahy.Tifrunner.gnm2.J5K5, whole genome shotgun sequence:
- the LOC112794917 gene encoding callose synthase 7 — MASTSGTKGPHGVPRPPSRRFTRSATKVVELPNEEGGVDSEIVPSSLAVIVPILRAAMEVEEENPRVAYLCRFHAFEKAHNMDPTSSGRGVRQFKTYLLHRLEKEGEITESMTNKSDARELQTYYQYFYETRIRDGENTQKPEEMAKNVQIATVLYEVLKAMVPAQSIEEKTRRYSADVESKRGEYEHYNILPLYAVGVKPAIMDFPEIQAALNALRRVDHLPPIHDVPRDGSTHPTHYKKVNDILDWISYIFGFQKGNVANQREHLILLLANMNIRNKAASEELDDETVDKLAAKIFKNYESWCHYVRCKSNLRYPDEHDRQRSQLIYIALYLLIWGEAANIRFMPECLCYIFHHMCRDVYGILHGNVDAVSGEMFLKAAESDELFLREVITPIYEVLAKEAKRNNKGKASHSNWRNYDDLNEYFWSDRCFKLGWPMNRDADFFRHSDEIQTAHHGRSQASSVSGKKKPKTNFVEVRTFLHLYRSFDRMWIFFILALQAMIIIAWSTLGPVGVFLDTDAFRNVMSIFITYAILNFLQVSLDIILTLSALKNMKFTQLLRYFLKFVAAAVWVVVLPVSYSNSVQNPPELIRFFTSWAGHWGDQSLYTYMVLLYMLPNIVAVLLFFLPPLRRKLERSNMRLITLLMWWAQPKLYVGRGMHENMFSLLKYTLFWIMLLLSKLAFSYYVEINPLVEPTKLIMGMSIDNYQWYEFFPENETHNIFIVIAIWAPIVLVYFMDTQIWYAIYATLFGGIVGAFSHLGEIRTLGMLRSRFESVPQAFSGCFLPGRSRKTIHEEVDETYGRRNIAYFSQVWNEFINSMREEDLISNRDRDLLLVPYSSSDVSVIQWPPFLLASKIPIALDMAKDYKKEDDSELFKKIMNDSYMYSAVVECYETLKDIIYNLLQDEEDKMIVNHICDKVEWSIQEHTFVKEFKMSGLPSLSEKLEKFLTLLRAEDDKLETLKPQIVNVLQDIVEIILQDVMLDGHLVMENLRLNTRERGQRFVNIDTYFTVNKSVKEKVIRLHLLLTVKESAINVPQNLDARRRITFFANSLFMNMPKAPKVRNMLSFSVLTPYYKEDVRYSIEELNKENEDGISILFYLRKIYPDEWRNFHERLNDLKVESDEDKNDFKTQWASYRGQTLFRTVRGMMYYREALILQCFLEYAGDNAIFSGFRTTDFQDKDKKGLFEYAQALADLKFTYVVSCQVYGAQKKSKNPKERSSYTNILGLMLENSALRVAYIDEVEEAKEGKSQKVYYSVLVKGGEKYDEEVYRIKLPGLPVEIGEGKPENQNHAIIFTRGEALQTIDMNQDNYYEEAFKMRNVLEEFRKDHSGRRRPTILGLREHIFTGSVSSLAWFMSNQETSFVTIGQRILANPLRVRFHYGHPDIFDRIFHLTRGGISKASKVINLSEDIFSGFNSTLRNGFITHHEYIQVGKGRDVGMNQISLFEAKVANGNGEQTLSRDVYRLGRRFDFFRMLSFYFTTVGFYFSSMITVLTVYVFLYGRVYMVLSGVEKEILQSPIMQQSKALEQALATQSVVQLGLLLVLPMVMEIGLEKGFRTALGDFIIMQLQLASVFFTFQLGTKAHYYGRTLLHGGSKYRPTGRGFVVFHAKFADNYRMYSRSHFVKGLEILILLIVYEVYGSSYRTSLYLFITFSMWFLAISWLFAPFLFNPSGFDWQKTVDDWTDWKRWMGNRGGIGISSDKSWESWWDEENEHLKYSNIRGKLLEIILAFRFFIYQYGIVYHLDIAHHSRTLWVYGLSWAVLVIVLIVLKMVSMGRRRFGTDFQLMFRILKALLFLGFVSVMTVLFVVCGLTISDLFAAVLAFMPSGWALILIAQACRGCLKGARLWDSVKELSRAYEYVMGLLIFMPIATLSWFPFVSEFQTRLLFNQAFSRGLQISMILAGKRDTDKNDKVE, encoded by the exons atGGCAAGCACCAGTGGTACAAAGGGTCCTCATGGGGTGCCAAGGCCACCATCTAGAAGGTTCACAAGGTCAGCAACAAAGGTTGTGGAGCTTCCAAATGAGGAAGGTGGTGTTGACagtgagattgtgccttcttcaCTTGCTGTTATTGTTCCTATTCTCAGAGCTGCCATGGAGGTTGAGGAAGAGAATCCCAGAGTTGCTTATCTAT GTCGCTTCCATGCATTTGAGAAGGCTCATAACATGGATCCTACATCAAGCGGTCGTGGTGTTCGACAGTTCAAGACCTACCTGTTGCACAGACTTGAAAAG GAAGGAGAAATTACAGAAAGTATGACAAATAAAAGTGATGCTAGGGAGCTGCAAACCTACTACCAATATTTCTATGAGACAAGAATTCGGGATGGAGAAAATACTCAGAAACC GGAGGAGATGGCTAAAAATGTTCAGATTGCAACTGTATTGTATGAAGTGCTGAAGGCTATGGTACCTGCACAAAGCATTGAGGAGAAG ACAAGAAGATATTCCGCGGATGTTGAGAGTAAAAGAGGAGAATATGAACACTATAACATTCTTCCATTATATGCTGTTGGTGTTAAACCAGCAATCATGGATTTTCCTGAG ATTCAAGCAGCACTCAATGCTTTACGCCGGGTGGATCATCTTCCACCGATTCATGATGTCCCTAGAGATGGTTCAACACACCCAACACATTATAAGAAAGTTAATGATATACTTGATTGGATTTCCTATATTTTTGGCTTTCAG aaaggaaatgtGGCAAATCAAAGGGAGCACCTTATACTATTACTTGCCAATATGAATATAAGGAATAAGGCTGCATCTGAAGAG CTTGATGATGAAACTGTAGACAAGTTAGCAGCAAAGATCTTCAAAAATTACGAGTCATGGTGTCATTATGTTCGTTGTAAATCCAATCTTAG GTATCCAGATGAACATGATAGACAAAGGTCACAACTCATTTACATTGCACTTTATCTTCTAATATGGGGAGAAGCTGCAAATATTCGGTTTATGCCGGAATGTCTTTGCTATATTTTCCATCAT ATGTGCCGTGACGTCTATGGGATTTTACATGGCAATGTCGATGCTGTCAGTGGGGAGATGTTCTTAAAAGCTGCAGAAAGTGATGAGCTTTTTCTCAGGGAAGTCATAACTCCTATATATGAAGTTTTAGCCAAG GAAGCAAAGAGAAACAACAAAGGCAAGGCTAGTCATTCCAACTGGAGAAATTATGATGATCTTAATGAATACTTTTG GTCTGACAGGTGTTTTAAGTTAGGATGGCCGATGAATCGTGATGCAGATTTCTTTAGGCATTCGGATGAGATTCAAACAGCACATCAT GGCCGTAGCCAAGCTAGCTCAGTTTCTGGGAAAAAGAAGCCGAAAACAAATTTTGTTGAAGTTCGTACATTTTTGCATTTGTATAGGAGTTTTGATCGAATGTGGATATTCTTTATATTGGCTTTACAG GCTATGATTATTATTGCATGGAGTACCTTGGGACCTGTTGGGGTGTTTCTTGATACTGATGCCTTCAGAAATGTTATGAGTATATTCATTACATATGCTATTCTCAATTTTCTGCAAG TCTCCCTGGATATTATACTCACCTTGAGTGCATTGAAGAATATGAAGTTCACTCAGTTGCTTCGATATTTTCTGAAATTCGTGGCGGCAGCTGTCTGGGTGGTTGTTCTGCCAGTTAGTTATTCTAACTCGGTGCAGAATCCGCCAGAGCTCATAAGATTTTTCACCAGTTGGGCAGGGCATTGGGGTGACCAGTCACTTTACACCTACATGGTTCTACTATATATGTTGCCAAACATAGTGGCTGTATTACTCTTTTTCCTTCCACCTCTGCGGCGAAAGTTGGAGCGATCTAATATGCGACTCATCACACTCTTAATGTGGTGGGCTCAG CCAAAATTATATGTAGGAAGGGGAATGCATGAGAACATGTTCTCACTACTGAA GTATACCTTATTTTGGATAATGCTACTACTTAGCAAGCTTGCATTCAGCTACTATGTGGAG ATAAATCCTCTTGTTGAACCAACAAAATTGATAATGGGAATGTCTATTGATAACTACCAGTGGTATGAGTTCTTTCCAGAAAATG AGACTCACAACATTTTTATTGTGATTGCAATTTGGGCTCCAATTGTCCTG GTTTATTTTATGGATACTCAAATATGGTATGCCATTTATGCCACTCTATTTGGTGGAATTGTTGGAGCCTTCAGCCATTTGGGTGAG ATAAGGACTCTTGGAATGCTCCGCTCAAGATTTGAATCCGTGCCACAAGCTTTCAGTGGATGTTTTTTGCCTGGAAGAAGCAGAAAGACTATACATGAGGAAGTG GATGAAACGTATGGACGGAGAAATATTGCATACTTTTCTCAGGTTTGGAATGAGTTTATAAATTCAATGAGAGAAGAAGACCTGATCAGTAACAG GGATAGAGATTTGCTTCTTGTTCCTTACAGTTCAAGTGATGTTTCTGTCATCCAATGGCCTCCCTTCTTGCTTGCCAGTAAG ATTCCTATAGCCCTTGACATGGCAAAAGATTATAAGAAGGAGGACGACAGTGAGCTCTTCAAAAAGATTATGAATGATAGCTACATGTATTCGGCAGTCGTCGAATGCTATGAAACTCTCAAGGATATCATTTATAACCTCCTGCAAGATGAGGAAGATAAGAT GATTGTAAACCATATTTGTGATAAAGTTGAATGGAGCATACAAGAACACACATTTGTCAAGGAATTCAAGATGAGTGGTTTGCCTTCACTTAGTGAGAAATTGGAGAAATTCCTAACTCTATTG CGAGCTGAAGACGACAAACTCGAGACACTGAAGCCCCAGATAGTCAATGTTCTGCAGGATATTGTAGAAATTATCTTACAAGATGTTATGCTTGATGGCCATTT AGTCATGGAAAATCTTCGTCTCAACACCAGAGAAAGAGGACAGAGGTTTGTCAACATAGACACCTATTTTACTGTCAACAAATCAGTGAAGGAGAAG GTTATTAGGCTTCATTTGCTTTTAACAGTAAAGGAATCAGCCATAAATGTGCCTCAAAATCTGGATGCCCGCCGCCGTATCACATTCTTTGCAAATTCCTTATTCATGAATATGCCGAAGGCTCCCAAAGTTCGAAACATGTTGTCCTTCAG TGTTTTGACTCCATATTACAAAGAAGATGTTCGATATTCGATTGAGGAACTCAATAAGGAAAATGAAGATGGGATATCAATCTTATTCTACTTAAGAAAGATATACCCTG ATGAATGGCGTAATTTCCATGAGCGGCTTAATGACTTGAAAGTTGAGAGTGATGAGGATAAGAATGACTTCAAGACACAATGGGCATCTTACAGAGGACAGACACTCTTTCGAACAG TGAGAGGAATGATGTATTATAGGGAAGCTTTGATTCTTCAATGTTTCCTGGAATATGCTGGAGACAATG CTATATTTAGCGGCTTCCGGACAACGGATTttcaagataaagataagaaggGGCTCTTTGAATATGCACAGGCTTTGGCTGATTTGAAGTTCACCTATGTTGTTTCTTGCCAAGTCTATGGTGctcaaaagaaatccaagaatcCCAAAGAGAGAAGTAGCTATACTAACATTCTTGGCCTGATGTTAGA GAATTCAGCGCTTCGTGTCGCCTACATAGATGAAGTGGAAGAGGCAAAGGAAGGGAAATCACAGAAAGTTTATTACTCAGTTCTTGTCAAAGGAGGTGAAAAGTATGATGAG GAAGTATATCGCATCAAGCTTCCGGGTTTACCAGTTGAGATTGGTGAAGGGAAACCTGAAAATCAAAACCATGCCATTATATTCACTCGTGGTGAAGCCTTGCAGACCATAGACATGAATCAA GATAATTACTATGAAGAAGCATTCAAAATGAGAAATGTGTTGGAAGAATTCCGAAAAGATCATAGTGGACGAAGACGACCTACCATATTGGGTCTAAGAGAGCATATTTTTACTGGAAG TGTTTCATCACTTGCTTGGTTTATGTCAAACCAGGAGACTAGCTTTGTGACCATCGGCCAACGAATTCTGGCAAATCCTTTAAG GGTTCGATTTCACTATGGCCATCCTGACATATTTGACAGAATCTTCCACTTAACAAGAGGTGGCATAAGTAAAGCATCAAAAGTCATAAACTTGAGTGAGGATATATTTTCAG GGTTCAATTCAACACTACGAAATGGATTCATCACTCATCATGAGTACATACAAGTTGGTAAGGGGCGTGACGTGGGAATGAATCAGATATCACTCTTTGAGGCTAAGGTTGCAAATGGAAATGGAGAACAAACACTTAGCCGAGATGTTTATCGCCTCGGACGACGATTTGACTTCTTCAGAATGTTGTCATTCTACTTCACAACAGTTGGTTTCTATTTCAGCAGCAtg ATAACTGTGTTAACTGTCTATGTGTTCTTATACGGCCGAGTATACATGGTATTGAGTggagttgaaaaagaaattctTCAAAGTCCAATCATGCAGCAGAGTAAAGCCCTTGAACAGGCCTTGGCAACTCAATCTGTTGTTCAGTTGGGATTGCTGCTGGTACTGCCAATGGTTATGGAAATTGGTTTGGAGAAGGGATTCCGAACCGCCTTGGGTGATTTCATCATCATGCAGCTGCAACTAGCCTCAGTGTTCTTTACTTTCCAGCTTGGAACAAAAGCTCATTACTATGGAAGAACTCTCTTACATGGAGGCTCTAAGTACAGACCGACCGGCCGTGGTTTTGTTGTCTTCCATGCAAAGTTTGCTGATAACTATAGGATGTATTCCCGGAGCCACTTTGTTAAGGGTCTTGAGATACTCATacttttgattgtttatgaagTTTATGGATCATCATACCGCACCTCACTTTATCTGTTCATCACATTCTCAATGTGGTTTTTGGCAATTTCTTGGTTGTTTGCTCCATTCTTGTTCAATCCTTCCGGTTTTGATTGGCAAAAGACTGTGGATGATTGGACTGATTGGAAAAGGTGGATGGGAAATCGTGGTGGTATCGGTATCTCCTCTGATAAAAGCTGGGAATCTTGGTGGGATGAGGAGAATGAACACttgaaatattcaaatataaGGGGCAAATTGCTTGAGATAATACTCGCATTTCGCTTCTTTATTTATCAGTATGGAATTGTCTACCACCTTGATATTGCTCATCATAGCAGAACTTTATGG GTATATGGACTTTCTTGGGCAGTTTTGGTCATTGTCCTTATTGTCTTAAAG ATGGTATCGATGGGTAGACGAAGATTTGGCACTGATTTCCAGCTAATGTTCCGTATTCTCAAGGCACTCCTCTTCCTCGGCTTCGTGTCAGTCATGACTGTACTATTTGTGGTGTGTGGACTTACCATATCAGATTTGTTCGCCGCCGTTCTTGCCTTCATGCCCTCCGGTTGGGCCCTTATACTG ATTGCGCAAGCATGCAGGGGATGCCTGAAGGGAGCTAGATTATGGGATTCAGTGAAAGAGCTCTCTAGAGCTTATGAATATGTAATGGGGCTTCTAATCTTCATGCCAATAGCAACTTTGTCATGGTTCCCATTTGTTTCTGAGTTCCAAACACGTTTGCTTTTCAACCAAGCCTTCAGTAGAGGGCTTCAGATTTCTATGATCCTTGCTGGGAAGAGGGACACAGATAAAAATGACAAAGTTGAATGA